One part of the Malus sylvestris chromosome 2, drMalSylv7.2, whole genome shotgun sequence genome encodes these proteins:
- the LOC126634472 gene encoding ribosomal protein S19, mitochondrial-like isoform X2: protein MAKRLIATLNRGLVGKLFSESSTKLNSGKPVVVGTCGLDKACYSTQAKQESRFYDGAFVDAFLMKMKNNKDLLNNKKIWSRRSTILPEFVGTTVRIYNGKNHIRCKITEEKVGHKFGEFAMTRKRRIQAKTTAPVRPVKPGKKAGKK, encoded by the exons ATGGCAAAGCGTCTAATTGCAACCCTCAATCGTGGCCTAGTTGGCAAACTCTTCTCCGAGTCCTCTACCAAG CTGAACTCCGGAAAGCCAGTGGTTGTGGGAACGTGTGGACTGGACAAAGCATGCTATAGTACCCAAGCCAAGCAAGA ATCTCGTTTTTACGATGGCGCTTTTGTGGATGCATTCCtgatgaaaatgaagaacaataaAGATCTTCTTAACAATAAGAAAATTTGGTCACGCAGATCTACCATTTTGCCAGAATTTGTGGGTACTACAGTCCGTATCTATAATGGAAAAAATCATATTCGCTGCAAGATCACTGAAGAGAAGGTTGGTCATAAATTTGGAGAGTTTGCAATGACACGGAAACGAAGAATTCAGGCTAAAACTACTGCACCAGTAAGACCAGTGAAACCAGGAAAAAAAGCAGGCAAAAAGTAA
- the LOC126634472 gene encoding uncharacterized protein LOC126634472 isoform X1 yields MRFFISPLLFYEIFRVSFLISEKIPNCYHPSSHTTQLKMAKRLIATLNRGLVGKLFSESSTKLNSGKPVVVGTCGLDKACYSTQAKQESRFYDGAFVDAFLMKMKNNKDLLNNKKIWSRRSTILPEFVGTTVRIYNGKNHIRCKITEEKVGHKFGEFAMTRKRRIQAKTTAPVRPVKPGKKAGKK; encoded by the exons ATGAGATTTTTCATAAGTCCCTTGCTTTTCTATGAGATTTTTCGAGTTTCCTTT CTCATATCAGAGAAAATACCCAATTGTTATCATCCCTCTAGTCACACAACACAGTTGAAGATGGCAAAGCGTCTAATTGCAACCCTCAATCGTGGCCTAGTTGGCAAACTCTTCTCCGAGTCCTCTACCAAG CTGAACTCCGGAAAGCCAGTGGTTGTGGGAACGTGTGGACTGGACAAAGCATGCTATAGTACCCAAGCCAAGCAAGA ATCTCGTTTTTACGATGGCGCTTTTGTGGATGCATTCCtgatgaaaatgaagaacaataaAGATCTTCTTAACAATAAGAAAATTTGGTCACGCAGATCTACCATTTTGCCAGAATTTGTGGGTACTACAGTCCGTATCTATAATGGAAAAAATCATATTCGCTGCAAGATCACTGAAGAGAAGGTTGGTCATAAATTTGGAGAGTTTGCAATGACACGGAAACGAAGAATTCAGGCTAAAACTACTGCACCAGTAAGACCAGTGAAACCAGGAAAAAAAGCAGGCAAAAAGTAA